The Dyella caseinilytica genome has a window encoding:
- a CDS encoding IS3 family transposase (programmed frameshift) produces MKKSKFSEEQIVRILKEVESGAKVAETCRKHGISEPTYYVWKSKYANMEVSQLRHLKDVEAELARLKRMYADLALEHHALKDVLSPKALSQARRLELSLAMQTHHGLSARRADRTLGLSRSARHYRPRPHDDSPLIDVIQGHLKDNPGHGFGLLFDQALRPQGFGKTRSWRVYVALKLNLPRRGKRRLPDRIREPLEVPLQANHTWSADFMADALWSGRRFRTFNVNDDFNRESLRIEIDTSLPSQRVIRALDELVELRGSPRRLRLDNGPEFISAALHQWAQRHGIELVHIQPGKPTQNAYIERFNRTLRTEVLDRYVFTTLDEVRRMTEDWRHRYNHDRPHRSLGGLSPVHYAMALSALTSTSE; encoded by the exons ATGAAGAAGTCAAAATTCAGCGAAGAACAGATCGTCCGGATCCTCAAAGAGGTCGAGTCGGGCGCCAAGGTCGCCGAGACATGCCGCAAGCACGGTATAAGCGAACCGACCTACTACGTCTGGAAGAGCAAGTACGCCAACATGGAGGTGTCGCAGCTGCGTCACCTGAAGGACGTCGAGGCCGAACTGGCCCGACTCAAACGCATGTACGCGGACCTAGCGCTGGAGCATCACGCTCTGAAGGACGTTCTTTCGC CGAAAGCTCTGAGCCAGGCTCGGCGATTAGAGCTGAGTCTGGCAATGCAAACCCACCATGGCCTCAGTGCGCGGCGTGCCGATCGCACGCTAGGGTTGTCGCGCTCGGCCCGGCACTATCGGCCTCGGCCACACGACGACAGTCCGCTGATCGACGTCATCCAAGGGCATCTAAAGGACAATCCCGGCCATGGCTTTGGCCTTTTATTCGATCAGGCACTGCGACCCCAAGGCTTCGGCAAAACCCGCAGTTGGCGTGTCTATGTGGCGCTGAAACTGAACTTGCCTCGTCGCGGCAAGCGACGTTTGCCCGATCGCATTCGCGAGCCGTTGGAGGTCCCTTTGCAGGCCAATCACACCTGGTCGGCTGACTTCATGGCCGACGCCCTCTGGTCAGGCCGACGCTTTCGCACCTTCAACGTCAACGACGATTTCAATCGTGAGTCGCTACGTATCGAGATCGACACCAGCTTGCCATCCCAACGAGTGATTCGGGCCTTGGACGAGTTGGTTGAACTGCGTGGCTCACCTCGGAGGTTACGTCTGGACAATGGCCCGGAATTTATCAGCGCCGCCTTGCACCAATGGGCGCAGCGACACGGCATCGAGTTGGTGCACATCCAGCCCGGCAAACCCACTCAGAATGCTTACATCGAACGTTTCAACCGCACCTTACGAACCGAAGTACTGGACCGCTATGTTTTTACCACGCTGGATGAAGTGCGCCGCATGACCGAAGACTGGCGGCACCGTTACAACCATGATCGACCCCATCGCTCATTGGGCGGGCTGTCGCCCGTCCACTACGCCATGGCATTATCAGCCTTAACCTCTACTTCTGAATGA
- a CDS encoding cytochrome-c peroxidase, translating into MDGRHLIGIAFILLLYFASYAKASVQQEGEIVGMGRAIFSDTSLSADGHMACASCHRPTHAFSDEHGLAVGVFGRIGSRHAPSLRNIGSSDVYFWDGRRTHLDNAVSDPFFMPREMGLSDEAELVDRLKRAGYAARFAAAFPESPEVSMTHVQTALVAYVRSLSGDVSRYRRPASEWGLQGAAKHGMQVFFGKAQCGTCHAVSPDDGRFTDDRFHPSALGTQAIAPQLAALVTEGLADHASGQQLGALVGQRKDLAELGHFLVSGSPADINTFRTPSLLNVADTAPYMHDGSVTTLEKAVDLEIYYRSLQSGRPLHLTEEERQDVIAFLKALHD; encoded by the coding sequence ATGGACGGACGGCATCTAATAGGGATCGCCTTCATTCTCTTGCTTTACTTCGCAAGCTATGCGAAGGCTTCAGTTCAGCAAGAGGGGGAAATAGTCGGCATGGGCCGCGCTATTTTTAGCGATACCTCCCTGAGCGCAGACGGGCATATGGCTTGCGCAAGCTGTCATCGCCCTACGCATGCCTTCAGTGATGAGCATGGTTTGGCGGTAGGTGTATTCGGCCGCATAGGCAGTCGCCATGCGCCGAGCCTCAGAAATATCGGGTCATCAGACGTCTATTTTTGGGATGGTCGCCGCACGCATCTGGATAATGCTGTGAGCGATCCGTTCTTCATGCCACGCGAGATGGGGTTAAGTGATGAGGCTGAACTTGTGGATCGCTTGAAGCGTGCGGGCTATGCAGCACGGTTTGCCGCGGCCTTTCCGGAGTCGCCGGAAGTATCCATGACCCATGTGCAGACAGCATTGGTTGCTTATGTCCGATCTTTGAGCGGCGACGTGTCGAGATATCGGCGCCCCGCGTCGGAATGGGGTTTGCAGGGGGCGGCTAAGCACGGCATGCAGGTGTTCTTCGGCAAAGCACAATGCGGGACATGCCATGCCGTGAGCCCCGATGATGGACGCTTTACGGACGATCGCTTCCACCCCTCTGCATTGGGCACGCAAGCGATCGCACCTCAGTTAGCGGCTTTGGTCACGGAAGGTCTCGCCGATCATGCATCGGGGCAACAACTCGGTGCCTTGGTGGGTCAACGAAAAGATCTGGCAGAACTCGGGCATTTTCTAGTCAGTGGTTCGCCTGCGGACATCAACACCTTTCGAACCCCTTCTCTGCTCAATGTCGCAGATACCGCCCCCTACATGCATGACGGGAGTGTGACCACCTTGGAAAAAGCGGTTGATCTTGAAATCTACTATCGCAGTCTGCAATCCGGCAGGCCGCTACATCTCACCGAAGAAGAACGCCAGGATGTCATCGCTTTCTTAAAGGCTTTGCACGATTGA
- a CDS encoding IPT/TIG domain-containing protein: protein MRQSHGGGQGGISQRAKVQSVWRNNILWLLTSIGVLVAAFPVKANTTYLYDANSRLLGVLNTSGNSTRYVYDDIGNLVRTDSIPSSQLMVLGFAPEHGAVSSAVTIWGQGFSTTTSANAVSFNGTAATVTSATANQLQVTVPSGATTGPLSITTGGNTTASLNPFTVDDSGIAPTLTSVSPTIGVAGTVVTLTGTHLDPVAGGTTVTLNGVSVVPTTLTDNTISFTTPTAFGSGKFLVTTLYGQVTAASDFTTIAPDFASYTISTGRIAINGATVNVKATSEEGVTELLFDAPAGTWLSLQGSGLPNSESAEIELYDPRGLVIGAQNYLVTTAPSVHFLQIPTTGTYTMVVWPEQSATFNVWLEQNAQIQPNVPYAFAATVNGQSKRLMFNTTPTQSFGIGFSGLSVSQANYDILSMIQDADGLTLTSGSCQPSSQTTCSLNLPAFAVNQGNATFPAPGWRQLIVTSQSGTTSKASIVLTPDVVQPIAVNNAATMQLATMGQNGDQTFNGKAGQFLSLNVTAQTTTPSNNSITYTVYDPTGTQIFSDAISTGQVFNLPQLQLTGPYTLYVVPYEGMTASVNDTLLLDASAAATVNGAGVVVSSNVATQNAYVTFQAVQGKSYTVSGVCSSSDGYTSINVTDPSGNTVAEGNCGSTTSDASLSSAATSGTYTAILQDNAPFSGTVTVTQP from the coding sequence ATGCGTCAGTCGCATGGTGGTGGGCAGGGCGGCATCTCGCAAAGAGCCAAAGTGCAAAGCGTTTGGCGCAACAACATCTTGTGGTTGCTTACATCGATAGGTGTGCTCGTTGCGGCATTTCCGGTCAAGGCAAACACGACTTACCTCTACGATGCCAACAGCCGCTTGCTCGGTGTGCTGAATACATCGGGCAATTCGACGCGCTACGTCTACGACGACATTGGCAATCTCGTTCGCACGGATAGCATCCCGTCCTCCCAACTGATGGTGCTTGGGTTTGCACCTGAACATGGGGCGGTAAGTAGCGCCGTGACGATATGGGGGCAGGGGTTCAGCACCACCACGAGTGCCAATGCCGTGAGTTTCAATGGCACAGCCGCCACGGTGACCTCGGCCACGGCCAATCAACTGCAAGTGACTGTTCCCTCCGGCGCTACAACAGGCCCCCTTTCCATAACAACCGGCGGCAACACGACGGCCAGCTTGAACCCCTTCACCGTCGATGACTCGGGTATCGCACCCACGCTCACCAGCGTCTCGCCTACCATCGGCGTGGCGGGAACGGTCGTCACGCTGACGGGCACCCATTTGGACCCGGTCGCCGGTGGAACGACGGTGACTCTCAATGGGGTGTCTGTCGTGCCTACGACGTTGACAGATAACACCATCAGCTTCACGACACCGACTGCATTTGGAAGCGGCAAATTTCTGGTCACGACGCTCTATGGTCAAGTGACAGCGGCTTCGGACTTCACAACGATCGCTCCGGACTTCGCTTCCTACACGATCAGCACGGGGCGTATTGCCATCAATGGCGCGACGGTGAATGTGAAGGCTACTTCGGAAGAGGGCGTCACCGAACTACTGTTCGATGCCCCTGCCGGTACTTGGCTTTCGCTCCAGGGCTCCGGCTTGCCTAACTCGGAAAGCGCCGAAATTGAACTCTATGATCCACGCGGACTTGTCATTGGGGCTCAAAACTATCTGGTAACCACCGCCCCTAGCGTTCATTTCTTGCAGATCCCAACCACGGGCACCTACACCATGGTGGTTTGGCCGGAACAGAGCGCCACGTTCAACGTGTGGTTGGAGCAAAACGCTCAAATTCAGCCCAACGTCCCGTATGCGTTCGCAGCGACCGTCAATGGCCAAAGCAAGCGGCTTATGTTTAACACGACGCCGACCCAAAGTTTTGGTATTGGCTTCAGTGGCCTCTCGGTGTCGCAAGCCAACTACGACATCTTGAGCATGATTCAGGACGCTGACGGCCTTACTCTCACCAGCGGAAGCTGCCAGCCCTCCAGCCAGACGACGTGTAGCCTCAATCTTCCGGCCTTTGCCGTCAACCAAGGCAATGCAACATTCCCCGCACCTGGCTGGCGACAACTGATCGTGACATCCCAATCGGGTACGACATCCAAAGCGAGCATTGTCCTCACACCGGATGTTGTCCAACCCATCGCCGTCAACAATGCCGCGACGATGCAGCTGGCGACGATGGGGCAAAATGGAGATCAGACGTTCAACGGGAAGGCAGGGCAATTCCTGTCCCTGAATGTGACCGCGCAGACAACCACGCCCTCCAACAACTCGATCACCTATACGGTCTACGACCCGACGGGAACGCAGATCTTCAGCGATGCCATATCTACAGGCCAAGTATTTAACTTGCCTCAGCTCCAACTGACCGGCCCATACACTCTTTATGTCGTTCCCTATGAAGGCATGACGGCGAGTGTCAATGACACGTTGCTGTTGGATGCTTCCGCAGCGGCGACAGTCAATGGCGCGGGCGTTGTCGTCAGTTCCAACGTGGCCACCCAGAATGCGTACGTAACTTTCCAAGCGGTCCAGGGAAAGTCGTATACCGTGAGCGGCGTTTGCTCATCGTCGGATGGTTACACCTCCATCAACGTTACCGATCCGTCAGGGAATACGGTGGCTGAAGGTAACTGCGGAAGTACGACCAGCGACGCGTCGCTAAGCAGCGCTGCTACCTCGGGAACCTATACCGCGATACTTCAAGACAATGCGCCCTTTAGCGGTACGGTGACCGTAACTCAACCCTAA
- a CDS encoding DUF2806 domain-containing protein, whose product MEIKDLAGLSKPLTRLIEVISQGIGAVSRPYLIRRTADAKAHEVRVIAAALKDVANQHQLPVVFKDGEVELWQKPEDRTLLLDTSSCDERTASRTDYRERKRQNNVESITSVAAADLFDQTEVPDQRPDEDWINRFFSAAEDVSSEQMQELWGRILSGEIKKPGSYSLKTLDFVKNLTKEDATTLEKMSKLAVFYQGVAILPNHDAEWLKTERDLFPGHHFAAGELGAMYPTDLNYRVFQDPSVNQAVFVSGNFVLIVDRASITNEIQLPVWKFTRIGQEILQLIPPDGDEAHLAQLGRFFVSRKATAKLAKIIEKLPNGQIRFQDAKDVQLPADKV is encoded by the coding sequence ATGGAAATCAAAGACCTCGCTGGGCTTAGCAAACCGCTTACTCGATTAATTGAGGTGATATCTCAAGGGATCGGTGCAGTGTCGCGTCCATACTTGATCCGAAGAACAGCAGACGCGAAAGCTCACGAAGTGCGCGTAATTGCTGCGGCTTTGAAAGATGTTGCTAACCAGCATCAACTCCCTGTTGTGTTCAAGGATGGAGAGGTTGAGCTTTGGCAAAAGCCCGAAGACAGAACCTTGCTATTGGATACCTCCAGTTGTGACGAGCGTACGGCGAGCCGTACTGACTACCGTGAACGTAAGCGTCAGAACAATGTTGAAAGCATCACCTCAGTAGCCGCTGCTGACCTTTTTGATCAAACAGAGGTTCCTGACCAACGCCCCGACGAAGACTGGATCAATAGATTTTTCAGTGCAGCAGAAGATGTGTCCTCCGAACAGATGCAAGAGCTTTGGGGCCGGATTTTATCTGGCGAAATCAAGAAGCCAGGCAGCTACTCGTTGAAGACGCTGGACTTCGTAAAAAACCTCACAAAAGAAGATGCGACCACGTTAGAGAAAATGTCAAAGCTCGCAGTCTTCTACCAAGGCGTAGCGATCCTCCCTAACCATGATGCAGAGTGGCTAAAGACAGAAAGAGACCTCTTCCCGGGCCACCATTTTGCTGCAGGCGAGCTTGGCGCCATGTACCCTACCGACCTAAATTACAGGGTTTTTCAAGATCCAAGCGTCAATCAAGCCGTGTTCGTTTCCGGGAATTTCGTGCTTATTGTTGACAGGGCTTCTATCACCAATGAGATCCAATTGCCGGTATGGAAATTCACGCGAATCGGACAAGAGATCCTGCAACTAATTCCACCGGACGGTGATGAGGCACACTTGGCTCAGTTAGGTAGATTCTTTGTCTCACGTAAAGCGACCGCGAAGTTGGCCAAAATAATCGAAAAGTTACCCAATGGTCAGATTCGGTTCCAAGATGCCAAAGACGTCCAACTGCCTGCAGACAAGGTCTAA
- a CDS encoding VapE domain-containing protein, with product MSAGQSYGAVDVVRQFEAAMHAANIVPVLNRGGISDDGQLIRFHVDGDNKGTLNGWAVLHGDGIPAGEFGSWKTGESHSWCAKRDSELTPAERAEQKRRVELARVERERAQKLRHAEAAKEANAAWQAAASASDHPYLRAKGVQSHGLRVARNDSNGVRIGDLLIPIQNSHGELVSLQRITDNGAKFYLVGGEKRGCFYRFGGEGKAWLVEGYATGASVHAATAQPVVVAFDAGSLKQVADLLRGQLFGVAADNDESGVGQKAADATGLPWVMPPTTGQDWNDYAAEHGAEAVRELLTLAGELSPIGRRKQVDVHRMQPVGFTSWPDVNTQGRPQDTVTNMQHMLSHYGFTVRYDVIRKRIDVNYPGMTAMAENQQSIALATVRSLCAKNCLPKQDVAEHLIHVSNMPENLWNPVADFIRSRPWDGQSRFGDLLATVELREGYDFDLWVVLLRRWLISAVAAALKPSGFMSKGVLVFQGAQSVGKTSWFRSLVPASMRDLIKVDAMIDPQNKDTVISAVSHWLVEIGELDGTLRRADIARLKGFISQDCDQFRRPYARAEDKAPRRTVFFASVNPEQFLADDTGNVRWWTIPVAAINHSHAIDMQQLWAEAATWYESGERWWLDGDEEVRLERLNGLHQVTDPIGELIASKYGNTPASAPRRPMTTSEVLLEIGFDRPTKVNLNEAAKALRALFGEPRRTNAGRQFTVPCARFNDSPL from the coding sequence TGAATCGTGGTGGTATCAGCGATGACGGCCAGCTTATCCGCTTCCACGTTGACGGTGATAACAAAGGCACTCTAAACGGCTGGGCGGTCCTGCATGGAGACGGCATTCCGGCTGGCGAGTTTGGCAGTTGGAAAACCGGCGAGTCGCACAGTTGGTGCGCGAAGCGTGATTCTGAGCTGACCCCAGCCGAACGTGCAGAGCAAAAGCGCCGTGTGGAACTGGCGCGCGTCGAGCGCGAGCGCGCCCAAAAACTACGCCATGCCGAGGCTGCAAAGGAGGCCAACGCCGCATGGCAGGCAGCGGCGTCGGCTTCCGACCATCCCTATCTGCGTGCCAAGGGGGTGCAATCGCACGGCCTGCGCGTGGCGCGTAACGATAGTAACGGCGTCCGCATTGGCGATTTGTTGATCCCCATCCAAAACTCGCACGGCGAACTGGTCAGCCTACAGCGCATTACCGATAACGGTGCCAAGTTCTATCTAGTTGGCGGTGAAAAGCGTGGATGTTTCTATCGTTTCGGTGGTGAAGGTAAAGCGTGGCTTGTTGAAGGCTACGCCACCGGCGCCAGCGTGCATGCGGCGACCGCTCAACCTGTAGTAGTTGCGTTCGATGCGGGGAGCCTGAAGCAAGTTGCTGACTTACTGCGCGGGCAGTTGTTCGGCGTGGCAGCCGACAACGACGAAAGTGGAGTAGGGCAGAAGGCTGCCGATGCCACGGGTCTACCTTGGGTTATGCCGCCCACAACGGGGCAAGACTGGAATGATTACGCGGCAGAACATGGTGCTGAAGCCGTGCGTGAGTTGCTCACCCTGGCCGGAGAGCTTTCTCCGATCGGCCGGCGCAAGCAAGTAGACGTTCATCGGATGCAGCCCGTCGGTTTCACCAGTTGGCCCGACGTGAACACGCAAGGTCGTCCGCAGGATACAGTCACCAACATGCAACACATGCTTAGCCATTACGGCTTTACAGTGCGCTATGACGTGATCCGCAAGCGCATAGACGTCAACTATCCCGGCATGACCGCGATGGCAGAGAATCAGCAAAGTATTGCGCTGGCGACCGTGCGTAGCCTGTGCGCCAAGAACTGCCTACCTAAACAAGACGTGGCAGAACATCTGATCCACGTAAGCAACATGCCTGAAAACCTGTGGAACCCGGTCGCTGACTTCATTCGATCGCGGCCGTGGGATGGACAGTCTCGCTTTGGTGACTTGCTCGCGACCGTGGAGTTGCGCGAGGGATACGACTTTGACTTATGGGTAGTGTTGCTACGCCGCTGGTTGATATCTGCCGTAGCTGCCGCTCTTAAACCGTCTGGCTTTATGTCTAAGGGCGTCCTCGTGTTTCAGGGTGCGCAGTCCGTGGGTAAAACATCGTGGTTCCGCTCGCTCGTGCCTGCCAGCATGCGCGACCTAATCAAGGTCGACGCTATGATCGACCCGCAAAACAAAGACACTGTGATATCGGCCGTCAGTCATTGGCTGGTGGAAATTGGCGAACTTGACGGAACACTGCGCCGTGCCGACATTGCGCGCCTAAAGGGTTTCATAAGCCAAGATTGCGATCAGTTCCGCCGCCCCTATGCTCGTGCCGAGGATAAAGCCCCGCGCCGCACCGTGTTTTTCGCCAGTGTGAATCCTGAGCAGTTCCTTGCCGACGACACCGGCAATGTGCGCTGGTGGACAATCCCTGTTGCAGCCATCAACCATAGCCATGCCATCGACATGCAACAACTTTGGGCAGAAGCTGCGACGTGGTACGAAAGCGGGGAACGCTGGTGGTTGGATGGGGATGAAGAGGTGCGCCTAGAGCGTTTAAACGGCTTGCACCAAGTAACAGACCCGATCGGCGAGCTAATCGCTTCGAAGTACGGGAACACTCCCGCATCTGCTCCGCGTAGACCAATGACAACTAGCGAAGTATTGCTAGAAATCGGGTTTGATCGGCCAACAAAAGTCAACCTCAACGAAGCGGCTAAAGCGTTACGTGCACTTTTTGGCGAACCTAGGCGGACGAATGCGGGTCGGCAATTCACGGTACCGTGCGCGCGATTCAATGACAGCCCACTTTGA